The following are encoded in a window of Solidesulfovibrio magneticus RS-1 genomic DNA:
- a CDS encoding AbrB/MazE/SpoVT family DNA-binding domain-containing protein: protein METTLDEQGRVVIPQDVLHDLGLAPGARLIVEERDCTIVIRSADHDNGLVEEDGVLLFGGETLGEVDDLVERVRNDRARDIAGLSKR from the coding sequence ATGGAAACGACGCTAGACGAACAAGGGCGCGTGGTCATTCCCCAGGATGTGCTTCATGATTTGGGTCTTGCCCCCGGGGCGCGCCTGATCGTCGAGGAACGGGACTGCACCATTGTCATTCGTAGCGCTGACCATGACAATGGGCTTGTCGAGGAAGATGGGGTGCTGCTTTTTGGCGGCGAAACCCTCGGGGAAGTGGATGATCTGGTTGAGCGTGTGCGAAATGACCGCGCTCGGGACATCGCAGGTCTTTCAAAGCGATGA
- a CDS encoding HD domain-containing protein codes for MAQPFKDATAICKTIMRNGYDAYVINAVLQEKALDKAAPELDVATDAPLAEIQKLFPQSEAYAEDGAFARLQSGDTILYLYPADTADASHPEESVARLTSRLIARLTAKGLLPPHQACPYMPHQVEDHDGFADLSSGEVRLNGIPDEAIRQNYLRAVRALRFSANYNIPVEPNTFMAILRASRRIMDYVSVKDIMDEWRKVEAENMADFVERLYDTMILHWFLPEVATLARIKITSDDGVEYTLFEQTLAVMRHYPEELPYDWYGTLACLFHDVGKLHTAQYAGGDLHFYQHHQVGAKVTRKILSRLGFPPDETDLVCNLVRGHMHFHFMLTDRGIRRFRALDQYPRLIEMARADIKSVGGTYKEFNHNMKMLERTETPEEMLEPLLNGAQIMQLLSLKPGPAVGLIRDALLKAQISGDVASREDAERFVRAYWDKQGLH; via the coding sequence ATGGCGCAACCCTTCAAGGACGCCACCGCCATCTGCAAAACCATCATGCGAAACGGCTACGACGCCTATGTCATCAACGCCGTTTTGCAGGAAAAAGCCCTGGATAAAGCCGCGCCGGAACTCGACGTGGCCACCGACGCCCCCCTGGCCGAAATCCAGAAGCTCTTCCCCCAGTCCGAGGCCTACGCCGAGGACGGAGCCTTCGCCCGCCTCCAAAGCGGCGACACTATCCTCTATCTTTACCCGGCCGACACCGCCGACGCCTCCCACCCCGAGGAGTCCGTGGCCCGGCTCACCAGCCGGCTCATCGCCCGGCTGACCGCCAAAGGGCTGCTGCCGCCCCACCAGGCCTGCCCCTACATGCCGCATCAGGTCGAAGACCACGACGGCTTCGCCGACCTCTCCAGCGGCGAAGTGCGCCTAAACGGCATTCCCGACGAAGCCATCCGCCAGAACTACCTGCGGGCCGTGCGGGCGCTGCGGTTTTCCGCCAACTACAACATCCCGGTGGAACCCAACACCTTCATGGCCATCCTGCGGGCCTCGCGCCGCATCATGGACTACGTGTCGGTCAAAGACATCATGGACGAATGGCGCAAGGTTGAGGCCGAAAACATGGCCGACTTCGTGGAGCGCCTCTACGACACCATGATCCTCCACTGGTTTTTGCCCGAAGTGGCGACGCTTGCCCGCATCAAGATCACCTCCGACGACGGCGTCGAATATACGCTCTTCGAACAAACCCTGGCCGTCATGCGCCACTACCCCGAGGAACTGCCCTACGACTGGTACGGCACCCTGGCCTGCCTGTTCCACGATGTGGGCAAGCTCCACACCGCCCAGTACGCCGGCGGCGACCTCCACTTCTACCAGCACCATCAGGTCGGGGCCAAGGTCACCCGCAAAATCCTCTCGCGGCTGGGCTTCCCGCCGGACGAGACCGACCTCGTGTGCAACCTCGTGCGCGGCCACATGCACTTCCACTTCATGCTCACCGACCGGGGCATCCGCCGCTTCCGCGCCCTGGACCAGTACCCGCGCCTGATCGAAATGGCCCGGGCCGACATCAAGTCCGTGGGCGGCACCTACAAGGAATTCAACCACAACATGAAAATGCTCGAGCGTACCGAAACGCCCGAGGAAATGCTCGAACCGCTGCTCAACGGCGCGCAGATCATGCAGCTGCTCTCCCTCAAGCCGGGACCGGCCGTTGGCCTCATCCGCGACGCGCTGCTCAAGGCCCAGATCAGCGGCGACGTCGCCAGCCGCGAAGACGCCGAACGCTTCGTGCGCGCCTACTGGGACAAGCAAGGACTGCATTAG
- a CDS encoding transposase — protein MGLGRQGDQQGTMYLAWDEIPRSRGHVFYDRLQQILRKAGFDGFAEKLCKPFYSDKGRPSIPPGRYFRMHLVGYFEGIDSERGIEWRCADSLSLRNFLQLSPKESVPDHSSLSRTRSRLPLATHQEVFTWVLKLLSKDGLVLGGRIGVDASTMEANAALKTIVRRDTSESYRKMLLRMAKESGIDSPIDEDLARMDRKRVGKTLSNKDWRSPVDPEAKIAKMKDGRTHLAYKPEHAVDLDTGAVVAAEVHEADKGDTSTLQTTLKAAQESLRRVTSTPPCPDDPAELVADKGYFSRDVLKVLDGGPWRTRIAEPKRNGLNSWRGDQEARRAVYNNRIRISSMVGKAMGKQRTELVERSFEHTLDRCGGMRRVWLRGRENIRKRYLVHVAGFNLGLLMRVKTGHGTPRGWASAWLALIWPDQHPSMAYLAIVMVVKGRCCGIIPIAIICGGE, from the coding sequence ATGGGGCTTGGCCGTCAGGGTGATCAGCAGGGGACGATGTATCTGGCCTGGGATGAGATCCCTCGGTCTCGTGGGCACGTTTTTTACGATCGTCTCCAGCAGATTCTCCGGAAAGCCGGCTTCGATGGTTTCGCCGAGAAGCTGTGCAAGCCCTTCTATTCCGACAAGGGGCGTCCCTCCATTCCGCCTGGCCGGTATTTTCGGATGCACCTCGTGGGGTATTTCGAGGGCATCGACAGCGAGCGCGGCATTGAGTGGCGCTGCGCTGATTCGCTTTCCCTCCGGAATTTTCTCCAGCTTTCGCCCAAGGAGTCTGTGCCGGATCATTCCTCGCTCAGCCGGACACGGTCCCGTCTGCCACTGGCGACCCACCAAGAGGTTTTCACCTGGGTTCTCAAGCTGCTCAGCAAGGATGGCTTGGTCCTTGGAGGCCGCATTGGCGTGGACGCTTCGACCATGGAGGCCAACGCGGCGCTCAAAACCATCGTGCGCCGGGACACGAGTGAGAGCTACCGCAAGATGCTCCTGCGCATGGCCAAGGAGAGCGGCATCGACTCTCCGATAGATGAGGATCTGGCTCGCATGGACCGCAAGCGCGTCGGCAAGACGCTTTCGAACAAGGACTGGCGGTCACCGGTCGATCCCGAGGCGAAGATCGCCAAGATGAAGGATGGCCGAACGCATCTGGCGTACAAGCCCGAGCACGCGGTGGACCTGGACACCGGCGCGGTGGTGGCGGCCGAGGTGCATGAAGCGGACAAAGGGGACACCTCGACTCTGCAAACGACGCTGAAAGCCGCTCAAGAAAGTCTGCGGCGGGTCACTTCCACACCGCCATGCCCGGACGACCCTGCGGAACTGGTCGCGGATAAAGGCTATTTCTCCCGGGATGTCCTCAAGGTTCTGGACGGTGGACCATGGCGGACGAGAATCGCCGAACCCAAACGCAACGGTCTGAACTCCTGGCGTGGCGACCAAGAGGCGCGACGCGCCGTGTACAACAACCGAATCCGGATATCCTCGATGGTCGGGAAGGCCATGGGAAAACAGCGGACGGAACTGGTCGAAAGAAGCTTCGAGCATACGCTGGACCGGTGCGGCGGCATGCGCCGGGTCTGGCTCAGAGGACGAGAGAACATCCGGAAACGCTATCTGGTCCATGTGGCTGGTTTCAATCTCGGCCTGCTGATGCGGGTCAAGACCGGCCATGGCACCCCCAGGGGCTGGGCCAGTGCCTGGCTTGCGCTCATTTGGCCTGACCAGCATCCCTCAATGGCCTATTTGGCCATCGTCATGGTGGTCAAGGGACGATGCTGCGGGATCATCCCCATCGCCATCATCTGCGGGGGAGAATAG
- a CDS encoding carbonic anhydrase has translation MKDIPRFLAGFKNFQRTYFCDGSTFFADLKRGQTPKVLVIACSDSRVDPAILTGCEPGDMFVVRNVANLVPPYEKTPGNHGVSAAVEYAVRVLGVEHVIVLGHSCCGGIQALMHPQKEKLGEFIAPWVRIAEPALREVNEKLSDKDFHLRQHACEKAAVLVSLENLLTFPWVFERVMRGEMHLHGWYFDLERGELLSYLPETGSFEPLVARCETKPAP, from the coding sequence ATGAAGGACATTCCTCGTTTCCTGGCTGGATTCAAGAACTTCCAGCGCACCTATTTCTGCGATGGCAGCACTTTTTTTGCCGATCTCAAGCGCGGCCAGACGCCAAAGGTCCTGGTCATCGCCTGCTCCGACTCCCGCGTGGACCCGGCCATCCTCACCGGCTGCGAACCAGGCGACATGTTCGTGGTGCGAAACGTGGCCAACCTCGTGCCGCCCTACGAAAAAACCCCGGGCAACCACGGCGTCAGCGCCGCCGTGGAATACGCCGTGCGGGTGCTTGGCGTGGAGCACGTCATTGTGCTGGGCCATTCCTGCTGCGGCGGCATCCAGGCGCTCATGCACCCCCAAAAGGAAAAGCTCGGCGAATTCATCGCCCCCTGGGTCAGGATCGCCGAACCGGCCCTGCGCGAGGTCAACGAGAAACTGTCCGACAAGGACTTTCATCTGCGCCAGCACGCCTGCGAAAAGGCCGCCGTCCTCGTGTCGCTGGAAAACCTGCTGACCTTCCCCTGGGTGTTCGAACGCGTCATGCGCGGCGAAATGCATCTGCACGGCTGGTATTTCGATCTGGAGCGCGGCGAACTCCTGAGCTACCTGCCCGAAACCGGCAGCTTCGAACCCTTGGTGGCACGCTGCGAAACCAAACCCGCGCCATGA
- the hisG gene encoding ATP phosphoribosyltransferase yields the protein MAGDNMLKLGIPKGSLQDATIALFEKSGWKIRMHHRNYFPEINDPEITCSMCRAQEMSRYVESGTLDCGLTGKDWILENESDVVVVADLVYSKVSNRPARWVLAVAADSPYKRPEDLAGKKIATELCNFTKQYFSGAGIPVEVEFSWGATEAKVVEGLADAIVEVTETGTTIKAHGLRIISDLLSTNTQLIANKKAWEDPFKRRKIEILNMMLQGALRAEGLVGLKMNVPEEKMPAIMALLPSLTAPTVANLYNKDWLSVEIVVTEGIVRDLIPKLHDLGAEGIIEYALNKVI from the coding sequence ATGGCCGGCGACAACATGCTCAAACTCGGCATTCCCAAAGGCTCCCTCCAGGACGCCACCATCGCGCTTTTTGAAAAATCCGGCTGGAAGATCCGGATGCACCACCGCAACTACTTCCCGGAGATCAACGATCCCGAGATCACCTGCTCCATGTGCCGCGCCCAGGAAATGTCGCGTTACGTCGAGTCCGGCACCCTGGACTGCGGCTTGACCGGCAAGGACTGGATTCTGGAAAACGAGTCCGACGTGGTGGTCGTGGCTGACCTCGTCTACTCCAAGGTGAGCAACCGCCCGGCCCGCTGGGTGCTGGCCGTGGCCGCCGACTCGCCCTACAAGCGCCCCGAGGATCTGGCCGGCAAGAAGATCGCCACCGAGCTGTGCAACTTCACCAAGCAGTATTTCTCCGGCGCGGGCATCCCTGTGGAAGTGGAATTCTCCTGGGGAGCGACGGAAGCCAAGGTGGTCGAAGGCCTGGCCGACGCCATCGTGGAAGTGACCGAGACCGGCACCACGATCAAGGCCCATGGGCTGCGCATCATCTCCGATCTGCTGTCCACCAACACCCAGCTCATTGCCAACAAAAAGGCCTGGGAAGACCCGTTCAAACGCCGCAAGATCGAGATCCTCAACATGATGCTGCAAGGCGCGCTGCGGGCCGAAGGCCTGGTCGGCCTCAAGATGAACGTGCCCGAGGAGAAGATGCCGGCCATCATGGCCCTTCTGCCCAGCCTCACCGCCCCCACCGTGGCCAATCTCTACAATAAGGACTGGCTGTCGGTGGAAATCGTGGTCACCGAAGGCATCGTGCGCGACCTGATCCCCAAGCTCCACGACCTGGGGGCCGAGGGCATCATCGAATACGCGCTCAACAAGGTCATCTAG
- a CDS encoding DUF1566 domain-containing protein — translation MNIAPDNALSLGRRMACVCILTLAFFTAWASPPFAATIIPIERFKKSNEPAVAFAKNSIDFYGLRIKETKENVVVSYKGKQIEDIPAFKLFRKEPYLNDAYVVDDYPRQGLRTLFVPTYSGGANCCVVDLIVTKTESGLVVAVVDAGSGHGIAPDAVKNGKELAVSSICAKGTDLDAVDADAFGWCTATAPRPDTCLVFADDTWRFAKPGEKPALYETLLHKELADATDPGKKPRYGEPLDKEVLYANAVNILFYAIMAGKSDTESSDVLHRALPDLDATQRSNFIANVKATIVRCNALTSKTIGLDPTSSVPTSSAPATPHRDNASAGGRFTRTPCGAVADAVNKLEWFVGPDVDMTFDQARDWAKSLAACGKGWGLPSIAQLATLHDPRLTAGTGFYAGGKHWPAHIDPLFSGIGGGSWVWSREEPNAATAKAYNFNQGTETRTGKPGQGLTVRAFAVRALTPAQ, via the coding sequence ATGAATATCGCCCCCGACAACGCGCTTTCCCTGGGCAGGCGCATGGCTTGTGTCTGCATCCTGACTCTGGCGTTTTTCACTGCCTGGGCAAGTCCGCCATTCGCCGCCACGATCATACCCATCGAGCGCTTCAAGAAATCCAATGAACCTGCTGTGGCGTTTGCCAAGAACTCTATTGATTTTTATGGATTGCGGATCAAGGAGACAAAGGAGAATGTCGTCGTCTCGTACAAGGGCAAACAAATAGAAGATATCCCCGCCTTCAAACTTTTCCGCAAGGAACCGTACCTCAACGACGCCTATGTTGTGGACGACTACCCGCGCCAAGGCCTTCGCACGCTGTTTGTCCCGACCTATTCTGGAGGGGCGAATTGCTGCGTCGTGGACCTCATCGTGACGAAGACCGAAAGCGGATTGGTCGTGGCCGTCGTGGACGCCGGCAGCGGCCACGGGATAGCGCCCGACGCCGTGAAAAACGGCAAAGAACTCGCTGTCAGCAGCATTTGCGCCAAGGGGACGGATCTTGATGCGGTCGATGCCGACGCCTTCGGCTGGTGCACGGCGACAGCGCCGCGCCCCGACACCTGCCTCGTCTTTGCCGACGACACTTGGCGTTTCGCCAAGCCGGGCGAAAAACCGGCCCTGTACGAGACGCTTTTGCACAAGGAGCTGGCCGACGCCACAGATCCCGGCAAGAAACCCCGCTACGGGGAACCGCTGGACAAGGAAGTCCTGTACGCCAACGCCGTGAATATCTTGTTTTATGCCATCATGGCCGGCAAGTCGGACACGGAGTCCTCGGATGTCCTGCATCGGGCGCTTCCTGACCTGGATGCGACGCAGCGCAGCAACTTCATCGCCAACGTCAAGGCAACCATTGTCCGCTGCAACGCCTTGACCAGCAAGACCATAGGCCTGGATCCGACAAGTTCGGTCCCGACGTCTTCCGCCCCGGCCACCCCGCACCGCGACAACGCGTCTGCCGGCGGCCGTTTCACCCGGACGCCCTGCGGCGCCGTCGCGGACGCCGTCAACAAGCTCGAGTGGTTCGTCGGTCCGGATGTCGACATGACCTTCGACCAGGCCCGGGACTGGGCAAAAAGCCTGGCTGCCTGCGGCAAGGGCTGGGGCTTGCCGAGCATCGCGCAACTGGCGACGTTGCATGATCCCCGCCTGACGGCCGGAACGGGCTTTTACGCCGGCGGCAAGCATTGGCCCGCCCACATTGATCCGCTCTTTTCGGGAATCGGCGGCGGTTCCTGGGTGTGGTCCAGGGAAGAACCCAACGCCGCGACAGCGAAGGCCTACAATTTCAACCAGGGCACGGAAACCCGGACCGGGAAGCCGGGCCAGGGCCTAACGGTTCGCGCCTTTGCCGTGCGCGCGCTCACGCCGGCCCAATAA
- the hisI gene encoding phosphoribosyl-AMP cyclohydrolase — MKRPDFAKCGGLVPAIAQEACSGEVLMLAYMNEEAYDKTLATGEVHYFSRSRQKIWHKGGTSGHVQKVHSVRLDCDADTILVLVEQIGGAACHEGYKSCFFTEITSDGERTCSPKVFDPKEVYK; from the coding sequence ATGAAACGACCCGATTTCGCGAAGTGCGGCGGCCTTGTCCCCGCCATCGCCCAGGAAGCGTGCAGCGGCGAGGTGCTCATGCTCGCCTACATGAACGAGGAAGCCTACGATAAAACCCTGGCCACCGGCGAAGTCCATTACTTCAGCCGCAGCCGCCAGAAGATCTGGCATAAGGGCGGCACCTCCGGCCATGTGCAAAAGGTCCATAGCGTGCGCCTCGACTGCGACGCCGACACCATCCTGGTGCTCGTCGAGCAGATCGGCGGCGCGGCCTGCCACGAAGGGTACAAGTCCTGCTTCTTCACCGAAATCACCAGCGACGGCGAACGCACCTGTTCTCCGAAAGTCTTCGACCCCAAGGAGGTCTACAAATAA
- the rlmN gene encoding 23S rRNA (adenine(2503)-C(2))-methyltransferase RlmN produces the protein MTNLIDLTFHELESLIVSLGEPPYRARQVWQWLWQKRCREIAGMTDVSKALRARLEEVAEIRWPVVEMVRESRDGTVKFLLALDDGERVECVLIPEKDHYTACLSTQVGCAMGCGFCATGMLGFRRNMTPGEMLGQVLVGRQYLTDKGVELGLRNLVFMGMGEPLLNYENLLKTLEALHHPQGLDFSGRRITVSTAGVARHLLDLGRTGLCSLAISLHAPTQAQRERIMPGAARLELDKLMDLLAQYPLKPRERLTFEYLLLAGVNDADADARELVRLLSRVKAKVNLIVFNATPGLPYSPPDEARVLAFQDILKSKGLTATLRKSKGSDIAAACGQLRAECDGEGEGEGK, from the coding sequence ATGACCAATCTCATCGACCTGACGTTTCACGAACTGGAGTCCCTCATTGTCAGCCTGGGCGAGCCGCCGTACCGGGCCAGGCAGGTCTGGCAGTGGCTGTGGCAGAAGCGGTGTCGCGAGATCGCGGGGATGACGGACGTGTCCAAGGCGTTGCGCGCCCGGCTGGAGGAGGTGGCGGAAATTCGGTGGCCGGTGGTGGAAATGGTGCGGGAGAGCCGTGACGGCACGGTGAAATTTTTGTTGGCGCTTGATGATGGCGAGCGGGTGGAGTGTGTATTGATTCCGGAGAAGGATCATTACACGGCCTGTTTGTCGACCCAGGTGGGTTGCGCCATGGGGTGCGGCTTTTGCGCCACCGGGATGCTGGGGTTTCGGCGCAACATGACGCCTGGGGAGATGCTGGGGCAGGTGTTGGTGGGGCGGCAGTACTTGACGGACAAGGGCGTGGAGCTGGGGCTGCGCAATCTGGTGTTCATGGGCATGGGCGAGCCGCTTTTGAATTATGAGAATCTGCTGAAGACTCTTGAGGCGTTGCATCATCCTCAGGGGTTGGATTTTTCGGGCCGGCGCATCACGGTGTCCACGGCCGGCGTGGCCCGGCATTTGTTGGATTTGGGGCGCACGGGATTGTGTTCGCTGGCGATTTCGCTGCACGCGCCGACCCAGGCCCAGCGGGAGCGGATCATGCCCGGGGCGGCCAGGCTGGAGCTGGACAAGCTCATGGATTTGCTGGCGCAGTATCCCTTGAAGCCCCGGGAGCGGCTGACGTTCGAGTATTTGTTGCTGGCCGGCGTCAATGACGCCGACGCCGACGCCCGGGAGCTGGTGCGGCTGCTCTCGCGGGTGAAGGCCAAGGTAAATCTGATCGTGTTCAACGCCACGCCGGGGTTGCCGTATTCACCGCCGGACGAAGCCAGGGTGTTGGCGTTTCAGGATATTTTGAAGAGCAAGGGGCTGACGGCGACGCTGCGCAAGAGCAAGGGATCGGACATCGCGGCGGCCTGCGGGCAGTTGCGGGCGGAGTGCGACGGCGAAGGTGAGGGCGAGGGAAAATAA
- a CDS encoding type II toxin-antitoxin system VapC family toxin translates to MRVFFDTSVLVAAMVKSHPMHQRAFPWYLKSRRGEIEMAVAAHGLAETYACLTTYPSRPRISPVAAMALLRESIVRTSTVVSLDGRDYLEALDMVSDKGRSGGSVYDALHVIAAEKNGADLVLSFNRKHFEPLMRPGQRFTEP, encoded by the coding sequence ATGAGGGTGTTTTTCGACACGTCGGTGCTTGTCGCCGCCATGGTGAAAAGCCATCCCATGCATCAGCGGGCGTTTCCCTGGTATTTGAAAAGCCGCCGAGGCGAGATCGAAATGGCAGTTGCAGCCCACGGCTTGGCTGAAACATACGCCTGCCTGACGACGTACCCCTCACGTCCCAGAATTTCTCCCGTTGCGGCCATGGCGTTGCTGCGGGAAAGCATTGTCAGGACGAGTACCGTCGTATCTCTAGACGGACGCGATTACCTGGAAGCCTTGGACATGGTTTCCGACAAGGGCCGAAGCGGCGGCAGCGTCTACGATGCCCTGCACGTAATTGCAGCCGAAAAAAACGGCGCTGACCTCGTGCTTTCCTTCAATCGAAAGCATTTTGAACCGCTTATGCGGCCGGGGCAAAGGTTTACCGAACCCTGA